A genomic window from Pyxicephalus adspersus chromosome 2, UCB_Pads_2.0, whole genome shotgun sequence includes:
- the TMEM127 gene encoding LOW QUALITY PROTEIN: transmembrane protein 127 (The sequence of the model RefSeq protein was modified relative to this genomic sequence to represent the inferred CDS: substituted 2 bases at 2 genomic stop codons) — protein MFAPGGSGGSSMPRRRGHGTHALPKQPERSLASALPGALSITALCTALAEPAWLHIHGGTCKRQELGVADVLGAEDPELLTSEFCDVYNIQSMSCKDLXQLTEIYRQWLFKKQFCGARSLILNFYSPRLKKFLGRTRSTMTDPKMXCKIDVPFISVFIFTVLQCATVIGFCYWASELILALQQQHKQYHGSQVYVTFAVSFYLVAGAGGASILATAANLLRHYPTEEEEQALELLSEMEADSYPAEYDVMNPFQPPPAYTP, from the exons ATGTTTGCTCCCGGCGGGTCCGGAGGTTCTTCCATGCCCAGGAGAAGAGGCCATGGAACCCATGCCCTTCCCAAGCAGCCAGAGAGAAGCCTGGCATCAGCTCTGCCTGGCGCCTTGTCCATCACTGCCCTGTGCACCGCTCTGGCAGAACCCGCCTGGCTTCATATCCACGGAGGGACCTGCAAACGTCAGGAGTTGGGGGTAGCCGATGTGCTGGGTGCAGAAGATCCTGAGCTACTTACAAGTGAGTTCTGTGATGTGTATAATATCCAATCAATGTCTTGTAAAGATCTTTGACAGCTCACTGAAATATACAGACAGTGGTTGTTCAAGAAGCAGTTCTGTGGTGCAAGGAGCTTGATCCTGAA CTTTTACtcacccagattaaaaaaatttctggggagaacacggtcTACTATGACCgacccaaaaatgtaatgtaaaattgaTGTTCCTTTcatctctgtttttattttcacagttttGCAATGTGCTACAGTGATCGGCTTTTGCTACTGGGCCTCGGAACTTATACTTGCCCTTCAGCAGCAGCACAAGCAGTACCATGGCTCCCAAGTCTACGTCACCTTTGCCGTTAGTTTCTACCTGGTGGCCGGAGCTGGCGGGGCATCCATCTTGGCCACTGCGGCAAATCTCCTGCGCCATTATCCtacagaggaggaggagcaggcTCTGGAGCTGCTGTCAGAGATGGAAGCTGACTCTTACCCTGCTGAGTATGATGTCATGAATCCCTTCCAACCTCCACCAGCCTATACTCCCTAA